In the genome of bacterium, one region contains:
- a CDS encoding BppU family phage baseplate upper protein has product MGTPYVGDEGGIIQVTLTSNGTPIDINDATTMELRFRKKDNSTVVKDADFVHDGSNGEIQYVVEAGFYDQHGTWEIQAYVEGPGYKYSSEVKDFPVLANIV; this is encoded by the coding sequence ATGGGCACGCCATACGTGGGCGACGAGGGCGGCATCATACAGGTGACGCTGACGAGCAATGGGACCCCGATCGACATCAACGACGCCACGACGATGGAGCTTCGGTTTCGCAAGAAGGACAACTCCACGGTCGTGAAGGACGCCGACTTCGTCCACGACGGCTCGAACGGGGAGATCCAGTACGTGGTCGAGGCGGGCTTCTACGACCAGCACGGGACCTGGGAGATCCAGGCCTACGTGGAGGGGCCGGGGTACAAGTACTCCAGCGAGGTCAAGGACTTCCCGGTGCTCGCAAATATAGTTTGA